In Chitinophaga sp. HK235, a single window of DNA contains:
- a CDS encoding HdeD family acid-resistance protein → MSQVLSAIRNNVKYWWLYLLNGIIFIIAGFIVFNNPFSSYLLLSIFFSVTLFVTGVFEIIFATGNRNTMHGWGWSLASGIFDVIIGFILMLYPTISMAVLPIFLAFWFMFKGISLIVFAIALSSDKIPNWGWVLVGGILLIMISVAILDNPALGVATILGIMAVAFWITGVLSIVFAFRLKHMKKLFHSA, encoded by the coding sequence ATGTCACAGGTCCTGTCGGCCATCCGTAATAATGTAAAGTACTGGTGGCTCTATCTGCTCAATGGTATCATCTTTATTATTGCGGGCTTTATTGTTTTCAACAATCCTTTCAGCAGCTATTTGCTGCTGAGTATTTTTTTTAGTGTAACCTTATTCGTGACAGGAGTATTTGAAATCATTTTTGCAACGGGTAACCGTAATACCATGCATGGCTGGGGTTGGTCGCTGGCATCCGGCATTTTCGATGTGATCATCGGTTTTATACTCATGTTATATCCTACTATCAGTATGGCGGTGTTACCTATATTTCTGGCTTTCTGGTTTATGTTTAAAGGAATCAGTCTTATTGTGTTCGCCATTGCACTGAGCTCCGATAAAATCCCCAACTGGGGCTGGGTACTGGTAGGTGGTATTCTTTTGATTATGATTTCCGTGGCGATCCTTGATAATCCTGCCCTGGGGGTAGCTACTATCCTGGGGATCATGGCAGTAGCTTTCTGGATCACGGGAGTGCTGAGTATCGTTTTTGCTTTCCGGTTAAAACATATGAAGAAGCTGTTCCACTCAGCATGA
- a CDS encoding RNA polymerase sigma factor, producing MANQQEERLQRIIDQTYDKLFGVLFALCKDNDLCADLVQQAYIKIWEHLDNIRDDEKVMALLKVYGRNLFLDELRKKARQEQALSQYTPESTTPSPEEKLIEKELQRKLQVTINKLPAQQQQIFRMHKEQAFSYRQISSRLDITTGTIETQMNRALKFLRKELGK from the coding sequence TTGGCAAACCAACAGGAAGAAAGGCTGCAGCGGATAATAGACCAGACCTATGACAAACTTTTTGGAGTGCTGTTTGCACTTTGCAAAGACAATGACCTGTGTGCAGACCTTGTACAGCAGGCCTATATCAAAATATGGGAACACCTGGACAACATCAGGGACGATGAAAAAGTAATGGCATTACTTAAAGTATATGGCAGAAACCTTTTCCTGGACGAGTTACGCAAGAAAGCACGCCAGGAACAGGCTTTATCACAATATACACCGGAGAGCACCACCCCTTCCCCGGAGGAGAAACTAATAGAAAAGGAACTGCAGCGGAAATTACAAGTAACCATCAACAAACTACCTGCACAACAACAGCAGATCTTCCGGATGCATAAGGAACAGGCATTCAGCTACCGACAGATCTCCTCCCGCCTGGACATCACTACAGGCACTATAGAAACACAGATGAACAGGGCATTGAAATTTTTGAGAAAGGAACTGGGCAAATGA
- a CDS encoding FecR family protein, translating to MNKELIIKYFQGRCTGEEAGQVQQWLDQQGTEWIDRFMDEHWDTISITSSDEERRRLASQVIAMAPVKSGKVRWLKLAVAAACMTAVAVTCWWMFASTVPAQLTWTEVRNDSAAIQSVKLPDASVVTLNRHAVVRYSSAYNKKDRQVQLSGEAFFEISPDANRPFIVQAGSTTARVYGTAFNVNALPAAGETRVALQSGKIGVTCDSISGEKILVPGQLLVFNKQTHHTTITQLAAGQADSWRKGQLNFINTPFKDVLLQLENTYGLHFIYTGKPQQQTVTAVFPANDLPKVLQHLAFIWELDFQQKKDSIFIK from the coding sequence ATGAACAAGGAACTGATCATAAAATATTTCCAGGGGCGTTGTACCGGTGAAGAGGCCGGACAGGTGCAGCAATGGCTGGACCAGCAGGGGACTGAGTGGATTGACCGCTTTATGGACGAGCACTGGGATACCATCAGTATTACTTCTTCCGACGAAGAGCGCCGTCGGCTGGCCAGCCAGGTGATAGCCATGGCTCCGGTGAAAAGCGGAAAGGTGCGCTGGCTGAAACTAGCCGTAGCTGCTGCTTGTATGACAGCTGTAGCAGTTACCTGCTGGTGGATGTTTGCTTCCACTGTGCCAGCGCAACTAACCTGGACGGAAGTACGTAATGACAGCGCAGCCATACAATCCGTGAAGCTGCCGGATGCTTCGGTGGTAACGCTCAACCGGCATGCGGTGGTTCGTTATTCGTCGGCTTACAACAAAAAAGACAGACAGGTACAGCTGAGTGGAGAAGCATTTTTTGAAATCAGTCCCGACGCCAACCGTCCCTTCATTGTACAGGCAGGCAGCACTACGGCCAGGGTATACGGTACTGCTTTTAATGTGAACGCATTGCCCGCAGCTGGTGAAACCAGAGTGGCCCTGCAGAGCGGAAAGATCGGCGTTACCTGCGATAGTATCTCCGGAGAAAAGATCCTCGTTCCCGGTCAATTACTTGTATTCAACAAACAAACACATCATACAACGATCACACAACTGGCTGCCGGACAGGCCGACAGCTGGCGTAAAGGACAGCTGAACTTCATCAATACACCTTTTAAAGATGTATTACTGCAACTGGAGAATACATATGGATTGCATTTTATTTATACCGGTAAACCACAACAGCAGACAGTGACTGCTGTTTTCCCGGCCAACGATCTGCCGAAAGTATTACAGCACCTGGCTTTCATCTGGGAACTGGACTTTCAGCAAAAGAAGGATAGCATCTTCATAAAATAA
- a CDS encoding SusC/RagA family TonB-linked outer membrane protein has translation MKKNLQRWFQPVSGWQYRAKMGCWSLALVAVMSAQAQAQAIQMDLRGSNLAMVVASLQKQAPGYHFSYQQQTLEKVKVDRINFHQSSVKAALEYLQKNYGLQFLLEGNQVSVKYSPAAVAPAADKLVLQGKVTDDANTPLPGVSILDNHGKMLGTTDAAGVFTVKTVPGTILSFSYMGFTAEKYEVTGKEDVVKITMKQNSRELNGVVVTALGISREQKSLGFATQKLDGSAVSAAPTNGFVNALSGKVAGLNITKAGGPMGSSRVVLRGESILDGQGGEAILVVDGVIVNKSFNGTGHQGYLGNDSPIDFGSALTDINPDDIESINVLKGPSAAALYGARGAGGAIIITTKNGSRNTKGMGVTVSSNVAIDQINNWPDYQYEYGQGTNNAKYYSYGKTADGANTASTSSSWGPKFDGQSYFQFNSPMDANGVRTERTPWVPYKNNRKDFFRTGFTNTNTVAVSGSNDKGDMRLSFTQMKNEWIMPNTGYNRYSVSFSGNTQVSKKISLSTKVDYTNKVADNLPNTGYNNQSVAYFINFQNPNVDLNWYKPYWKPGREGIEQNHPFSSLIDNPYLIVNEMINASNRHNLTGNVMAKYKILDNLELMLRSGLDMGYEFRNQRRPKNTQKFQDGMYRQQTVMNYENNNDFLLRYNKNIGADFNIIASVGGNVRNQRRYYTNQRADKLAAIGVYNLANSKDPVASSSERPVAKVNSLYAFVNTSWKDKLFLDVTIRRDQSSTLPLQNNTFYYPSIAASAVLSELAHLPAFVSFAKLRTSYASVGFDAPFGTYSLEKDYEAGSITGSMSNPNTIPNPNLQPQRNNALEFGTEWRLFKNRVGFDVTWYRQRAINQISSVPIDRSTGYDYQLANVGIVENRGVEVMLNVTPVKLKNFQWKSTINWSRNRNEVIKLNPEVGTSLIIAEGPRGTLEAREGHPLGELYGIGFERSPDGQIVYKNGLAQLASQATYRGNANPDWRGGLNNQFTYKNLSLSVLFDMRKGGKIYSLTHAILAEQGKIKETLPGRDNGLIGEGVMLDASGKYVPNNVLVTNMDQYYNAYYDRSNVESNTFDASYIKLREMVLSYNIPASLFGRSFIRGAAVSLYGRELFVWSNFPAFDPETATLNSSSIVPGFETGQFPSTRTMGVNVKLNF, from the coding sequence ATGAAAAAGAATCTGCAACGGTGGTTCCAACCAGTATCAGGATGGCAATACCGCGCAAAGATGGGTTGCTGGTCATTGGCACTGGTAGCTGTAATGAGTGCACAGGCACAAGCTCAGGCCATCCAGATGGACCTGCGCGGCTCAAACCTGGCCATGGTGGTGGCCAGCCTGCAAAAGCAAGCGCCTGGGTACCATTTCTCCTATCAGCAACAAACACTGGAGAAAGTGAAAGTAGACAGGATTAACTTTCATCAGTCCAGTGTAAAAGCTGCGTTGGAGTATCTGCAAAAAAATTACGGCCTGCAGTTCCTCCTGGAAGGTAATCAGGTGTCTGTAAAGTACAGCCCCGCTGCTGTTGCCCCTGCTGCTGACAAACTGGTGCTGCAGGGTAAGGTGACCGACGATGCCAATACGCCACTTCCTGGCGTAAGCATCCTGGACAACCATGGAAAAATGCTCGGTACCACTGATGCTGCCGGTGTGTTCACCGTAAAAACAGTGCCCGGCACCATTCTCTCTTTTTCATACATGGGCTTCACTGCAGAAAAATATGAAGTGACCGGCAAAGAAGACGTGGTAAAGATCACCATGAAACAAAACAGCCGCGAACTAAACGGGGTAGTAGTTACCGCCCTGGGTATCTCCCGTGAGCAGAAGAGCCTTGGCTTTGCCACCCAGAAACTGGATGGCAGCGCCGTGAGTGCCGCACCTACCAACGGTTTCGTGAATGCGCTGTCTGGTAAGGTAGCGGGTCTTAACATCACCAAGGCTGGCGGCCCTATGGGTAGCAGCCGCGTGGTACTCCGCGGAGAAAGTATCCTCGATGGCCAGGGTGGTGAAGCCATCCTCGTGGTAGATGGTGTGATCGTGAATAAATCATTCAATGGAACCGGCCACCAGGGCTACCTCGGCAACGACAGCCCGATCGACTTCGGATCGGCCCTCACAGATATCAACCCCGATGATATCGAGTCCATCAACGTACTGAAAGGCCCCAGTGCTGCCGCCCTCTATGGTGCACGCGGTGCCGGCGGTGCCATCATCATCACCACCAAAAACGGCTCCCGCAATACAAAAGGTATGGGCGTGACCGTTAGCAGCAACGTCGCTATCGATCAGATCAACAACTGGCCCGACTACCAGTATGAATACGGTCAGGGCACCAACAACGCCAAATATTATTCCTACGGTAAAACCGCTGATGGCGCCAATACAGCTTCCACCAGCTCCTCCTGGGGACCTAAGTTCGACGGACAGTCTTACTTCCAGTTCAACTCCCCCATGGATGCCAACGGTGTAAGAACAGAACGTACGCCATGGGTACCTTATAAAAACAACCGTAAAGACTTCTTCCGTACCGGTTTCACCAATACCAATACGGTAGCCGTGTCCGGCAGCAATGATAAAGGAGATATGCGCCTCAGTTTTACCCAGATGAAGAACGAGTGGATCATGCCTAATACCGGCTACAACCGCTACTCCGTGTCTTTCTCCGGTAATACACAGGTAAGCAAAAAAATATCCCTGTCTACCAAGGTAGACTATACGAACAAAGTGGCCGACAACCTGCCCAACACCGGGTACAATAACCAGTCTGTTGCCTACTTTATCAATTTCCAGAATCCAAACGTCGACCTCAACTGGTACAAACCTTACTGGAAGCCAGGCAGGGAAGGCATAGAGCAGAACCATCCTTTCAGCTCATTGATTGATAACCCATACCTGATCGTTAATGAAATGATCAACGCTTCCAACCGTCACAACCTCACCGGCAACGTGATGGCGAAATACAAAATACTGGACAACCTGGAGCTGATGCTGCGCAGTGGCCTCGATATGGGCTATGAGTTCCGCAACCAGCGTCGTCCCAAAAACACCCAGAAGTTCCAGGATGGTATGTACCGCCAGCAAACCGTGATGAACTACGAAAACAACAACGACTTCCTGCTGCGTTACAATAAAAACATCGGTGCTGACTTTAACATCATCGCCAGCGTAGGCGGCAACGTCAGAAACCAGCGTCGTTATTATACCAACCAGCGCGCCGATAAACTGGCTGCTATAGGTGTGTACAACCTGGCCAACAGTAAAGATCCGGTAGCCTCCAGCTCTGAGCGCCCTGTTGCAAAGGTGAACAGTCTGTATGCTTTTGTAAATACTTCCTGGAAAGATAAGCTGTTCCTCGATGTCACAATCCGTAGAGATCAGTCCAGCACATTGCCTTTACAGAACAACACTTTTTATTATCCTTCCATCGCTGCCAGTGCTGTGCTGAGTGAACTTGCTCACCTGCCTGCATTCGTATCTTTCGCTAAGCTGCGCACGTCGTACGCCAGCGTAGGTTTTGACGCACCCTTCGGTACCTACTCACTGGAAAAAGATTACGAAGCCGGCTCTATCACCGGCAGCATGAGCAATCCTAATACTATCCCTAACCCTAATCTGCAGCCGCAGCGTAACAATGCCCTGGAATTCGGTACTGAATGGCGCCTCTTTAAAAACCGTGTAGGCTTTGACGTTACCTGGTACCGTCAGCGCGCTATCAACCAGATTTCCAGTGTACCCATCGACCGCTCTACCGGTTACGACTACCAGCTGGCCAACGTAGGTATCGTGGAAAACAGGGGTGTGGAAGTAATGCTCAATGTAACACCGGTGAAGCTGAAAAACTTCCAGTGGAAATCTACCATCAACTGGTCCCGCAACCGTAACGAGGTGATCAAACTGAATCCGGAAGTAGGCACCTCCCTGATCATCGCTGAAGGCCCCAGAGGTACGCTGGAAGCCAGAGAAGGCCATCCGCTCGGAGAACTGTACGGTATTGGCTTCGAACGTAGCCCGGACGGTCAGATCGTGTACAAGAATGGCCTTGCCCAGCTCGCTTCACAGGCTACCTATCGTGGCAATGCCAACCCCGACTGGAGAGGCGGCCTGAACAACCAGTTTACCTATAAAAATCTCTCCCTGTCTGTATTATTCGACATGCGCAAAGGTGGTAAGATCTATTCCCTCACCCATGCTATCCTGGCAGAACAGGGTAAAATCAAGGAAACACTGCCTGGCCGTGATAATGGTTTGATCGGTGAAGGGGTAATGCTGGATGCCAGCGGTAAATATGTGCCCAATAATGTACTGGTGACCAACATGGACCAATATTACAATGCATACTATGATCGTAGCAACGTGGAGTCCAACACCTTTGATGCATCCTATATCAAACTGCGTGAAATGGTACTGAGCTATAACATACCTGCCAGCCTGTTTGGCCGTTCCTTCATCAGAGGAGCTGCAGTGAGCCTCTATGGCCGCGAGCTCTTTGTATGGTCCAACTTCCCGGCTTTTGATCCGGAAACAGCTACACTGAACAGCTCTTCCATCGTTCCTGGTTTTGAAACTGGTCAGTTCCCTTCTACCCGTACCATGGGTGTCAACGTAAAACTTAACTTCTAA
- a CDS encoding SusD/RagB family nutrient-binding outer membrane lipoprotein, translating to MKKYFVYMGVALGLCTSVACTKKFEDMQHNPETLKVVPAGNFLNAIVFDGVNIGLRESHRINNELMQVTVTEISTTDLHRYFIKNTESDYPWENYYLTLNNVKDMRASAKLAGEPNSEAIALTLWAWQFQHLTDIYGDIPYQDALRGYPDNQLQNRFDPQQDVYRDLINKLDTANRLFVTNGSKGLEQGDDLLFNSFAVPANIIKWKKLCNSLRLRLLMRIAHKSADARQELGLMLNAPDKYPVMTSNDESAVLKYTNVKPFQNPFFSFRDYDFNGDRALSSFFADKLLSWNDPRLAVWGKKAEDGVYRGIPSGYKPEQFDSISGIKAATLNVDLKKSNLIGTIMTYAEVEFIRAEAIMKGYATGNAQTAYENGVKAAVSYWGVPVPADFLTRPGISFNNTPEQVLTQKYFALFFTDMQQWFEYRRTGFPILPRGEGIIAGMNMPARMKFPIIVQTINAANYQSAVQHMGGDEISTKVWWQQP from the coding sequence ATGAAAAAGTATTTTGTTTATATGGGTGTGGCACTGGGATTGTGTACCAGCGTAGCCTGTACCAAAAAATTTGAGGACATGCAGCATAACCCGGAGACCCTGAAAGTGGTGCCTGCGGGTAACTTCCTCAATGCGATTGTTTTTGATGGTGTAAACATAGGACTGAGAGAATCCCACCGTATCAATAATGAGCTGATGCAGGTGACGGTAACTGAAATCTCTACTACAGACCTGCACCGGTATTTTATCAAAAACACAGAATCTGATTATCCCTGGGAGAATTATTACCTGACGCTCAATAACGTAAAAGATATGCGTGCCTCCGCCAAACTGGCCGGAGAGCCCAACAGCGAGGCTATTGCACTGACTCTGTGGGCATGGCAGTTCCAGCATCTGACTGATATCTATGGAGATATTCCTTACCAGGATGCCCTGCGCGGATATCCTGATAATCAGCTGCAGAACAGGTTTGATCCCCAGCAGGATGTATACCGCGACCTGATCAATAAGCTGGATACCGCCAACAGGCTCTTTGTGACCAATGGCAGCAAAGGTCTGGAACAGGGCGATGATCTGTTGTTTAACAGCTTTGCTGTTCCTGCCAACATCATCAAATGGAAAAAACTCTGTAATTCCCTCCGTCTTCGTTTGCTCATGCGTATCGCACACAAATCAGCAGATGCCCGCCAGGAACTGGGCCTGATGCTGAATGCGCCTGACAAGTATCCGGTGATGACCAGCAATGACGAGTCCGCCGTATTGAAATATACCAACGTCAAACCTTTCCAGAATCCTTTCTTCAGCTTCCGTGACTATGATTTCAACGGAGACAGGGCCTTGTCATCTTTCTTTGCTGACAAGTTGCTTTCCTGGAACGACCCACGCCTGGCCGTTTGGGGCAAAAAGGCAGAAGATGGTGTATACAGGGGGATTCCCAGCGGCTACAAACCAGAGCAGTTTGACAGCATCTCCGGCATTAAAGCAGCCACACTGAACGTTGATCTGAAAAAGTCCAACCTGATCGGTACTATCATGACTTATGCAGAAGTGGAGTTTATCCGGGCAGAAGCGATCATGAAAGGATATGCTACCGGTAACGCACAAACGGCCTATGAAAATGGGGTGAAAGCAGCTGTTTCCTACTGGGGAGTACCGGTACCGGCCGACTTCCTGACCCGTCCGGGTATCAGCTTCAACAATACGCCGGAGCAGGTGCTTACCCAGAAATATTTTGCCCTGTTCTTTACAGATATGCAGCAGTGGTTTGAATACCGCCGCACCGGCTTCCCGATATTGCCCCGTGGAGAAGGTATCATCGCCGGCATGAATATGCCTGCCCGCATGAAGTTTCCCATTATCGTACAAACGATCAATGCGGCTAATTATCAGTCGGCAGTACAGCACATGGGGGGAGATGAAATATCTACCAAAGTGTGGTGGCAACAACCATAA
- a CDS encoding M1 family metallopeptidase, with protein MKSHSYVLASLLACGAMQQSTAQTAPVSRYDQHEAFSPLFYPTNGNEYRSAGGQPGPKYWQNVADYKIDVTLDTLQHRLSGTVLITYKNNSPDHLPFLWLQMDQNIYREDSRGTATVAATGDRFANRHNTAGFELQSVTVLSNGKSTAANYQVNDTRMQVRLAEALKTGTSIQLKIQYSYTIPEYGTDRTGRLNTRHGWIYEIAQWYPRMAVYDDVLGWNNIPYMGASEFYLEYGNFEYSITAPANMLVAGSGALINEAQVLNPTEAARLAKARNSDATVMIRDTTAFHDNTIKGTRTWHFTCKESRDVAWAASAAFIWDAARINLPGGKKSLAQSVYPAESAGPQAWSRSTEFVKGAIEHYSREWYPYTYPVATNVAGIVGGMEYPGIVFCGWKAIKAELWGVTNHEFGHNWFPMIVGSNERKYAWMDEGFNTFINGIATREFNKGEFKVEQSAQRMATTMFQSNAEAIMNTPDVINLRYNAVAAYYKPALGLQLLRDQILGHERFDYAFREYIKRWAFKHPTPWDFFRSMENAAGEDLSWFWRGWFFHTWKLDQAIKSVTYVQNDPAKGALITLQNLEQLPMPVLLAIKDENGHRDTVKLPAEIWQRGATWVYHHPSLVKLSSVVIDPEGAFPDINPGNNSWKADNGKPVPAGVTTTSVLEKYIQAIGGKDKLKNVKDLYIEAASDIMGTPQSEIKTRYKQPGSFWQEVFAPAINKVIKKTVIKGDSVKVWTMGKELALTATDKGGVKDKNLLFAEVAYQEVPDGVKIELSPLTESVNDEEAYVITIATPNGILLKNYYDTKTGLKVRSVSLSGQEGAPGNNAVTDYLEYREVSGIQFPFRSRTTINSFESNTKILKAVINGNMSDELFKL; from the coding sequence ATGAAATCACACAGTTATGTATTAGCTTCTCTGTTGGCTTGCGGAGCAATGCAGCAGAGCACTGCACAAACAGCGCCTGTTTCCCGCTATGATCAGCATGAGGCTTTTTCTCCTTTATTTTACCCTACCAACGGAAACGAGTACCGGAGCGCAGGAGGACAGCCAGGACCCAAATACTGGCAGAATGTGGCCGACTACAAGATCGATGTTACACTCGATACCTTACAGCACCGCCTTTCGGGCACTGTGCTGATCACCTACAAAAACAACAGTCCCGATCATCTTCCTTTCCTCTGGTTGCAAATGGATCAGAACATTTACCGGGAAGATTCCCGGGGAACGGCCACAGTAGCCGCTACCGGCGATCGTTTTGCCAACCGTCATAATACTGCAGGCTTCGAATTGCAGTCTGTGACGGTGCTGAGCAATGGCAAAAGCACGGCGGCCAACTACCAGGTAAATGATACCCGTATGCAGGTAAGGCTGGCAGAAGCATTAAAAACCGGCACCAGCATTCAGCTTAAAATACAATACAGCTATACCATCCCCGAATATGGCACAGACCGTACCGGCCGGCTTAACACCCGTCATGGATGGATATACGAAATAGCCCAGTGGTACCCCCGGATGGCGGTATACGATGATGTGCTGGGTTGGAATAACATTCCCTATATGGGCGCATCAGAGTTTTACCTGGAGTATGGTAACTTTGAATATAGCATCACTGCACCAGCTAATATGCTGGTGGCCGGTTCCGGTGCCCTCATCAACGAAGCGCAGGTGCTGAATCCTACAGAAGCCGCCCGGCTGGCCAAAGCACGCAATAGTGATGCTACCGTGATGATCCGCGACACCACTGCTTTTCATGACAACACAATTAAAGGTACCCGCACCTGGCATTTTACGTGTAAGGAATCCCGTGATGTGGCCTGGGCTGCCTCGGCCGCTTTCATCTGGGATGCTGCGCGTATCAATCTCCCTGGTGGAAAAAAATCCCTTGCGCAGTCAGTATACCCTGCAGAATCAGCCGGTCCCCAGGCCTGGAGCCGGTCCACTGAATTTGTAAAAGGTGCTATCGAACATTACTCCCGGGAATGGTATCCATATACCTATCCCGTGGCCACTAATGTGGCTGGTATAGTAGGAGGGATGGAATATCCGGGCATTGTTTTCTGCGGCTGGAAGGCTATCAAAGCCGAACTGTGGGGCGTAACCAATCATGAGTTCGGACATAACTGGTTCCCGATGATCGTAGGCTCCAATGAACGTAAATACGCCTGGATGGATGAAGGGTTTAACACTTTTATTAATGGGATAGCCACCAGGGAATTTAATAAAGGAGAGTTTAAGGTTGAACAGTCAGCGCAACGGATGGCAACCACCATGTTTCAGAGTAATGCGGAAGCTATCATGAACACACCAGATGTGATCAACCTCCGCTACAATGCTGTGGCAGCCTACTACAAGCCGGCTTTGGGTCTGCAGCTGCTGAGGGATCAGATACTGGGTCATGAGCGTTTTGATTACGCCTTCCGGGAATATATCAAACGTTGGGCGTTTAAACATCCTACGCCGTGGGACTTTTTCCGTTCCATGGAAAACGCTGCGGGCGAAGATCTGTCCTGGTTCTGGAGAGGCTGGTTTTTCCATACCTGGAAACTGGACCAGGCCATTAAAAGCGTTACCTATGTACAAAATGATCCTGCCAAAGGCGCACTCATTACCTTACAGAACCTGGAGCAACTGCCAATGCCGGTGTTGCTGGCTATCAAAGATGAAAACGGCCATCGGGACACCGTAAAGCTACCTGCAGAGATATGGCAGCGTGGTGCTACCTGGGTGTACCATCATCCTTCCCTGGTGAAATTATCCAGCGTAGTAATAGACCCTGAAGGTGCCTTCCCGGATATTAACCCCGGAAACAACAGCTGGAAAGCCGATAACGGCAAGCCTGTGCCAGCCGGCGTTACTACTACCTCTGTACTGGAAAAGTATATCCAGGCTATTGGCGGCAAGGATAAACTGAAGAACGTCAAAGATCTCTATATAGAAGCAGCAAGTGATATTATGGGCACACCACAGTCGGAGATCAAAACCCGATATAAACAGCCGGGCAGTTTCTGGCAGGAAGTGTTTGCTCCAGCAATCAATAAGGTCATCAAAAAAACAGTTATCAAAGGCGACTCCGTGAAAGTATGGACGATGGGAAAAGAACTGGCTTTAACAGCCACAGACAAAGGCGGGGTGAAAGACAAAAACCTGCTGTTCGCAGAAGTTGCATACCAGGAAGTGCCGGATGGCGTGAAGATAGAACTGTCACCGCTTACAGAATCTGTCAATGACGAAGAGGCGTACGTGATCACCATTGCTACGCCTAACGGTATTCTGCTGAAAAATTACTACGATACTAAAACAGGCCTAAAGGTGCGTTCCGTAAGCCTGAGCGGGCAGGAGGGAGCGCCGGGTAACAATGCGGTAACTGATTATCTGGAATACCGCGAGGTAAGTGGTATACAGTTTCCTTTCCGTTCCAGAACTACTATCAATAGCTTTGAGTCCAATACAAAGATCCTGAAAGCTGTTATAAATGGTAATATGAGTGACGAGCTTTTTAAGCTCTAG
- a CDS encoding cobyrinate a,c-diamide synthase, whose amino-acid sequence MKPQFLIAAPHSGAGKTTVTLALLRALQRSGRKVQPFKCGPDYLDPKHHTLAAGQTSINLDQYMMQEQHLLERYHWYTSQADVSIIEGVMGLFDGARKMEGSSASLAALLDIPVILVVNAKAMAYSAAALLYGYKHFFPEIQIAGVIFNFVNTPSHYRILEEAAADVGIPALGYLPEQPEVKIPSRHLGLHISAETDYNTIIDAAADHLTAHIDLEQLLQRTLRPAVVDTALATTSSTQLRIAVAQDEAFNFTYRENINALSQLGPVTYFSPLTDTALPEADLLYLPGGYPELHLPQLAANHTLLEQLRQYKGRILAECGGMMYLGESIVDENGIAYPMVGLLPVQTSMQRKKLSLGYREVHIGDVVLKGHEFHYSQFTAQPDITQTDIRVLNARNEMLPTPVFHTSNILASYMHFYWGDQLSGLKKVLGLL is encoded by the coding sequence ATGAAACCACAGTTTCTGATAGCGGCACCGCATAGTGGTGCAGGTAAAACGACCGTCACCCTCGCACTGCTGAGGGCGCTGCAACGCAGCGGCCGCAAGGTACAGCCATTTAAATGCGGCCCCGATTACCTGGACCCAAAACATCATACCCTGGCCGCCGGCCAGACCAGTATCAACCTAGACCAGTACATGATGCAGGAACAACATCTTCTGGAACGTTACCACTGGTATACCAGCCAGGCAGATGTCAGTATCATTGAAGGTGTAATGGGACTTTTTGACGGCGCCCGCAAAATGGAAGGCAGCAGCGCCTCACTGGCCGCACTGCTGGACATACCCGTGATACTGGTGGTGAATGCCAAAGCCATGGCCTATTCTGCCGCCGCATTGTTATATGGATACAAACATTTTTTCCCGGAGATACAGATTGCCGGGGTGATATTTAATTTTGTAAATACCCCCTCCCATTACCGTATCCTGGAAGAAGCCGCCGCGGATGTGGGTATCCCGGCGCTAGGCTATCTGCCGGAACAACCGGAAGTAAAGATACCCTCCCGTCATCTGGGGCTTCATATTTCTGCAGAAACAGATTATAATACCATCATTGATGCCGCTGCGGACCATCTTACTGCACATATAGACCTAGAGCAACTGCTACAGCGGACCTTACGGCCTGCAGTAGTCGACACAGCACTCGCCACTACATCTTCCACCCAATTACGTATAGCCGTGGCACAGGATGAAGCGTTCAACTTCACCTACCGCGAGAACATAAATGCCTTATCACAACTAGGTCCTGTTACCTATTTCAGTCCGCTTACAGATACTGCATTACCAGAGGCTGATCTGCTTTATCTACCAGGTGGCTATCCCGAGCTGCATCTGCCACAACTGGCTGCCAACCATACCCTTCTTGAACAGCTGCGGCAATACAAGGGCCGTATCCTCGCAGAATGTGGAGGCATGATGTATCTGGGAGAAAGTATTGTAGACGAAAACGGTATCGCCTATCCGATGGTAGGCCTGTTGCCCGTACAGACCAGCATGCAGCGGAAAAAATTATCCCTCGGATACCGGGAGGTACATATTGGTGATGTAGTGCTCAAAGGACATGAATTCCATTATTCCCAGTTTACCGCCCAACCTGATATAACGCAAACGGATATACGTGTTTTAAATGCCCGGAATGAAATGCTGCCTACGCCCGTGTTTCATACCTCCAATATACTGGCTAGTTATATGCATTTTTACTGGGGAGACCAATTATCCGGACTGAAGAAGGTGTTGGGGTTACTTTAG